GGTGCGTAGATAAAACTCATGGGGCACGGCCGTTACTTCGGCGGTCGTTGTGGCATCCAACCCGTCTTGTAACAGGGCGGCAAACCCACGCACAGTTGGCGATTCGGGCGGGATGTCGAAGTGAAAATGGAAACGGCCGTTCACCTGTTCCGCATAGACAAAGACCGGCGTCAGACACTCATGGACCTGGTCCAGACTGCCGCCCTGCTCCTTTAACCACGACGGCAGTGGACGCAGTTTCTCCGCAAATTCCAGCAGCAGTTCCAGCTTTTCCTGCCCCTCACACTCCATAAAATCAGCCACTATTTCCTGCAAGCGTACCGGTAAATCGTTCATCGCCTGATTCCTCATTTGCCAACCATCTTTCTAAAACCTGTCTGGTGTAATCTATACGCGCAAAGCTCATAATCTGACATTTTTGTCACCTCGTCAGATATTACCTTGTCATCTTGTCGGGTATAAGATTGGGCCAATTGTACGGAAAATCAACCCGCCGGACACCCATTTGCGCCGGGCAGCAACAAACCGCTTAAAACGAAAAACCGGACTGGGGTGTCCGGTTTTCGTCAAGGGAAAGGATGTTGCTCGAGGGGAGAGAAGAAGAGAAGAGAAAGAAATTTCAGATAGGAGGGTTCGTTCCAACTACAGATTAGTTTACCCGGCTTAAGTTAACAGGCGTTTAACCGTTTGTTATCGTCTTGCTAAGAAACGAAAATTCATTTAAATGCGGGACTCGTCATTCCCGCGAAGACGGGAACCATGTTTTTGCAGGAGTGAATGCCTTCGCGGGCTGTGACGCCCAAGTTCCGCCGAGAGATCCTTCTGTTGCTAACGGCCGTCCTGAGGTAAACTACCTGTCG
This genomic stretch from Candidatus Leptovillus gracilis harbors:
- a CDS encoding SufE family protein codes for the protein MNDLPVRLQEIVADFMECEGQEKLELLLEFAEKLRPLPSWLKEQGGSLDQVHECLTPVFVYAEQVNGRFHFHFDIPPESPTVRGFAALLQDGLDATTTAEVTAVPHEFYLRTGLQTVLSGQRLNGIAAILAHMKTLAQVQ